AGCTACCTGTATAATTatcaaaacataaaacatttaaacctGACACAAATCATTCATATTTTCCCCTACCTCAAAACTCTGCCTTGGGTCAGGTGTCTCATAGTTTACTCCTGCGTATTTCTCAGAAAGATTCAATGGATTCGTAGCGTTTATCTTCTTTGGCTTCTTCAAAAACGGGTTTAAATTCGGTGTAAGGCTAACAGTTTTATTTGTGTCTTCACTCTCCAATAAAGGCAAGGCATCTTTGGATTGCGACTCATCttctttaaatattgattCCTACAACGAGAGACGTAAATTccgaatacaaaaaaatgtgccTTTATACTTGagtattaattattgaagatTGGCTATTCTCGTTGTTTTCTGAGTTGCTAGCAGCAACAAAAGAGCTCTAAAATTACAATAGAAgacaaatttaaacttaaaataaaacgtaaatgTAATACCAACCTCTTTAATGGACTTTCTACTCTTTGGGGTGAGTTTAGAAAGACTTAATCTGGTAGGTTTGGGCTTAATAACAAGTTGCTCTGGCTGTTGAAtactcttaaaaaaaatacaaagaaaaacTACTAATAAAACAAGTTACAAGTCAAAATATACCGACGTGCCAGAGAAATTCTGGGAAGACTCCTCACTTTCATCATTTTGCTGCCTTAAGCGCTCTCCAAGTTCGATAAGTTTATCTGAGAGGCgctttttattaactttactGGTGTATTTAAGGGCCAAATTGAGTACTTGTTGATTACCGAGAATTTGCATTAATTCAAATGCCCGTTGATCTAGTTCGTTTTTACATGACAACTGAAAcatatttctgtttattttaccttagtaaattttaaagaactcACTGCAAAAAGTTTCAGTGCAGTTTCCTTGAAATTTCTCTCCACATTCGTGATGTTTAAGTTGGACCAGGTGAAGAGACTCATCTCCAGTTGCGTTTTCTGAGTACTACACTCAGCAAATGGAGGCTGTAAGGGTAATTCACATACCGTAGGTCGTGGTACAAAACCTGGGTACACAGTACCTTTACACCAAATCCCACCCACCGCCTGATAAGACTCAAATACTGCTGTTACGAAGAAATGATCTCCCGGGCTTTTCCTCTAAGATTGAGCGTGTCAAAGAATTATACAACGAATGGCGAAATTCTTACTAGTTCGGTAGTATCACAGAAAGGAATCCACGTATTGCATTTTGGTGGAAATAAGTTCAACATGCCTAAAGAATCCAACATAGCCGGAGTACCCATATCTGAGAAACCCAGCCAATATAAAGTGGATCCAGGGCCTAGAGCGGAGCTCAAATCGTGACTCTCCACATTCATACCTGAAATTTGCACTTTGCAATGAAAGAAATTCTCCGATTGCGCGTGAATTTACCGTCGAATTTGAatagtttaatgttaatgcATTGATCACCTTCTCTGGCAGGTCCGGCGTGATAGGCCACAAGTAATAACTTCTGAAAAGCTGACATGCAAACCACTCGTCCTGGCACCGACACGATGCCTCTTTGAGTGCCAAATATCGAACAAACTCGGATTATGTAGTTGGAAGAAGCGAAACAAACCAAATTCTCTGAAGCCGCTATGAGAACAATGGTTTCGTATTCGAAATTTTGAGTCCATTCTTTGTTGTTTGCAGTTAAGGGAAGGACGAGTAATTGactgaaattttatcattttgtttAAGTGTCGAGACTGTTaaggttaataaaaattgaaagatcTCTGAACTAGACGGATAGTTCTACAACATCTAAACTACAAGATTTTGCACAAACAGGGAGACGTTTGACAAAATGTTGCTCTGTTAGGCGATTCAAATATTTGgataaatagttttattaattaaattaaaaaaagaaaaaatttagaaatttatttacagtAAATCGTGTAATTCCACGATGTGCCTGAACGTATGATAACCcagtaataaattattataagttgGAAACAACATTGAAAGtcttttcttatatttttaattcgacattaattaaatatggtCAAGGAAAAGTGGATTTAACGAACTCTATGTTTGGATAATATAAAGGGGAAATTGCAACACAGATATTattaattgcctaaaaaaactttataaattttaaattccaaactttgatatttttagaataacggcaaaaaactaattaacaCTTTAACTgttaataccctgtatatttcttaaACTAATGACTTTCGAATAAGACATGTATGTTCCAATTGTTACCATTTAACATGTAGTATTTCTAGATTTGAGATTTTctattgttaataaatcaccctgtacaatacaaagaataatacaaaaaaacaaataaatgccCACTTACTTGGAATTTGCGACAGCTAAGGCACCTCTACCGATCGACCCCATGGTATAATCCTTGAAATTCTGAACCATCATACTATTATGGAACGTAGAATCGTGAAATTCCACTTCAATCGTTTTTGAGCTTATTTCATCATCTGCATTACTGCCGTAACATTTAACGATTCCCACATCGTTCCAGCACAAATATCTAGGATCTAAATGTTCAGGTGTACAGGAGGGCATAAATGATGCTTGTAAGGGAATCGCTGGAGAGTGAGGTCTAGGGCTACTTGCTCGAGATGAGGCTACGAAAGTATAAGATAAATGTTATGCAAATTGCTCAAGTTAtgagaattaaataattaatgaacaAAATGAGACACTTAGAaacattaaagaattttgaaatttcctgtcaaaaagttaaataatatgtttacatgtgcacaataattaataaatgctCTCCAAagatatttcacaaaattacAGATTTGATGAATACTGTAACGCGAATATTCCGCAATTGAAGACACTGGTGAAGAAAAAGGGGACACTAGATCCAGATCTAGTGATTCTATGCATTAATAATTCTATTTGTTTGTACTTGTCAATACCGGCAACGAAGTTTCAAAATCTTTGATCCTACACAAGTAAAAACCTGGTAGcacatctcaaaaactaagaaTTACGTAACAGTTTAAACATTTCGAAGAGCCCCATAAATTCGATTCCAACCGTAAGTATACTGAATTTAAAGTAAAGAATGAATACCTTTACTCCCTTCACCAATACTTTGCAACTCAGGTTCTAAACTTCCAGCCCTGCTTGGCAAGCTTGATAAAGAAACAgcatcatcaacatctttcaCAGGCTCATCTATAAACTCTCGAAAATCAACCTCATGCTCTGTAAATCCATTCTTGTCTATTGTCTCTTGGTCAATTCTTTGTAACCGGTTGCAATTTGACATTATGCTTAACTGGCCCTCAACATCTGTATATACAATTTCCCCATTTCCTAATAGAATAATACTATATTAGATTGAATTGTAATTAACAATTTGTGAAAACACCTTTAGGGTTCCACATAAGACCACATATAGCTAGGGAACTCTCATGcttggaaattttataaattttcaagttgGAAGTTTCCCAGATTACAAAATCGCCTTCAAGTGTTGCTGCCGCTAAATATTTTCCACAACtcgaataatttaaaactgaataGTTAACTTTAACGCTGCCGCAAGATAATGTTTCTTCTTTCCAACTTGTTGTGTTCAAGAGTTTAATTGTGTTGTTATGAGGGTAGGCCAAAATGTCACCAGTGTTTGGTTCAAAGTCAAGACGACCTAAAAGTCAATTGTTCGATGGAAACTgacaaaaaagatttaaactTACAAAGAAGTTTTGAGTTGGCAAAACTGTTAACTTTgggaaaacataaaatttcttttaataataactcaGAATCAATGTCCCACACTCGAAGGTGCCCATCACCACTTGAAGCAGCTACTTTTGAAGCATTAGGGCAAAGTGCTACACTTAAACAAGGTCCTCCAAGatctttaaatttagttttaacaGTATTTGTGTCTAAATCCATTATAGTTACTTCCATGCCTTCTCCAGCTAAGGctaaaatctgtaaaaatattttattgtaattagagatgctaatttaaaatttaactagATTGGTGTGCATTTGAATCAttcttacatttttatttttgcacacGGCAATTTGATTGAATAGATCAGTAGCTCGGGTGAGTAAATGATCTCTTTCACCTTCAGGGTGGCTTaagatttgaatttcattgTTACCAGTAGCGACATAGATTTGATCACCTTTATGACGAACACTCAAAGCAAATTCCCCTATACAAGTATGTGTAGGATCAGCACCTTCTTCAACAGACCATATTCGTACATCGCCATCAGCTCCACAGGTCATGAAGTatctacaaataaataaagaatttatttatctcTTCTTCAGAACACAACATCaagattaaaaagaaataacaatACTGGTTATggactaaaattattttcaaatcatGGGGTAAATTTACAACGgttaaaacttttcttaaaaactaatagcTCTAGTCCTATGAAAACAACAACATACAAACTCTAGATTATTAAACACTAAAATAGCATCCCTTATAAATTGAGCAACTGTTTATCAcagttaattaattacagTTAAACCTGACATGTTTTATGATCTACTAAATGTAAGATGCACTACACTTTACTGGTTTTTCTCTAATAGGTATAGGTTCCTTGCAAACCTCATCTCTTTATATAAATTAGAACTTTTGGTCTAATAACTGCTGTGCCAAAAAGATCAAACTTTTGTCTGTCATGTGCTAAATATTTGCACAGAATGTACTTCATAATTTTCTCCTGAGATACATCTTGGCTTGTATTTCTCAATAATACCCAATGAACAAGTGAACCTAAAGCAAGCTGGCCCTGTATTGAATTTGCCATAGCAATTTATACAAGTGAtataaattcttgaaatttaatgacagATAGTAGTCCTCGTAGATTTCTAAGTAGTAGTCTTAaggttttttggaaaattacttGGCTCACTTACTTGAATAAATGTTGGTAACCTCAGGTTACTTAGCTCTATACATTTTAAATCTGAAGTAAACAGACATTCCAGAGTTCATTGATGAGCCAGTTAACCAgagaaacttttcaaaaaataacttaGTTGCGGAGTATATGAACCTCatcaaagataattttattttttctctaccTACAGACAATTTGGGGGGTTCATATCGATATATACAAGGGAAAAGTGTTCATAGCATtgaaacaatataaaatttgaggGAGAGAGAACTTACTCTCCATCAGTAGAATAACAAACATCTGTATGACCATCTTCGTGGGCGTATCGCAATGGCTCATGGATTATATTCATTGCTAAGAGTTAAAAAACGGTTTATATGCAATAATTgtctaaaaatacaaatagtcgcgaataaaattaagttaataaaCTACAAATAACACAACCTATTTTTTCTTCTCGAAATTGAAATCCCGCCATATTTTGGCAGATGGTGGTAAATGTCAAATATGGTCATGGACAGAAAATTCCTCCCAGTGTATCTCGTTTGCACCTGTGGCAGAACGCACTGAACAGACAAAAggttgattttatttattgccgAACTAAATGAATGTTTCTACACTACTTTATGGAATAAAGTTCGGTTATCACTTCTCAGCGTGCAGTATTAATATAAAGACCGatgtattttatgtatttatttcgATGTCTGTGCCTTAAGCCCATGTGGTTTCTTTCAGTTGAAACTTAGATAAAATAATAGctgataaatcaaaacaaacgATAAGACATTTACGAACATTCTTAGTCTTCGGTTCTCCGTTGAGGTCTTAATTCGCAGTTTTCAGGGCTTGCaaacattgacaatgttccAAGTCCTGAATTAGCTGCCCCATCACAAAACCTAGGACAAGTGCTAACATCTgcgtcaaaatttaaaataataagtcCTAGGATCTCTCTCAAAACCAAGAACAACAAATCCTAGGACCTGCCTCAAAACCTAGAACAAGTCCTAGGACCTGCCTCAAAATCTAAGATAACACTactgtattaaattaaaaacgctACAAAACACATTCAGTTCTATTAAATTTGCGATAAAGAACGCTCCTGTACCGAAAGTGTAAGATAGTACTAAAATCCAGCAATAAGGAGCAAACTAAATATACCTCAAAccataatcaaaataaacaatttttttattttccgcaTATGTTTTGCTTTGGTAGTGATTACTTCGCGATTTAAGTCCTCCATTAAATGgttataaatttcatattgtGCATGGAATGTTACAATGGTAAAAATCCACGTATAGTAAATGAGTTCAACAGCGGGCATTATTAAACCTTCTGATTTATCAAAATTGGAACATtacactttgaaaaatttcactcGTAATTTATTAACGTACAGaaaatttactaataattCATCCAGTATCGCAACCACAaatgacatattttaattaagattagCTTTATCTGACCTCATTCGATGGGGTGAAAACGAGGACTCCAAGTACAGAGAGGACCAGAAGTAGGTACCGCATACATTCATTGATAttgcaaagtttttttttatgaaaatgctCGAACACGACAAATCTTTGTTTTTCAGTGCAGCATTTTAGACGAATATACAGGGTCACCAATGTATAGCAGacaaatgtaatttaatatattttttcccgCGGAACcccttaatgaaatttttgaattccttaTGAGATTCTAAACGTTCTAATTCAAACTCGgcaaaaatgccattttgaaaatttctccatCTGTTCAGGTCGTAAACGATAACAGGCAACGAGCCATATGTTTTATAAGCTAAGATCTATGAgcaaaagtttaataaacattgacttttcttaattaaatttttactcaattGCTAtgggaacaccctgtacacccCCTATGTTgtgaaattccaattttgtttCTGGAACGTTTGTTTTGCCCTAGTTCCGTGCATCAAATTCCGAGTGCTCGAGCGTGACCCCAGTATAGCGAGACACCCAgtatttagaataattttccTATTAAGTATTTGGACTGAAGCCAAGTGGAAAatggttattaaaaaaaaatagcgcGCTTAAAATGGCACTTTACAGCTGTAGAAAAATCGGCGATTTTAGTGTGTTCGTTCCCACGAACCTGCGATTTAGGTTCGGATGTTCAATCATAACTTAATCTTACTGCCAAAATTAAATGGCATTGCAACGAATTTCTTATAGCTACCACCAATATAAGAAGGTTGACTTTGACCGAACCAAGCTAAAGCGATGATTACAGAACCGAGCCTTAATCTTCAATTTCCAAGTCATGTCTTAGCCAAGCTCAttcactaaaataaaaataaagcacaTTCACCATTAACTGGT
The nucleotide sequence above comes from Euwallacea similis isolate ESF13 chromosome 16, ESF131.1, whole genome shotgun sequence. Encoded proteins:
- the Ctf4 gene encoding WD repeat and HMG-box DNA-binding protein 1, whose translation is MNIIHEPLRYAHEDGHTDVCYSTDGEYFMTCGADGDVRIWSVEEGADPTHTCIGEFALSVRHKGDQIYVATGNNEIQILSHPEGERDHLLTRATDLFNQIAVCKNKNILALAGEGMEVTIMDLDTNTVKTKFKDLGGPCLSVALCPNASKVAASSGDGHLRVWDIDSELLLKEILCFPKVNSFANSKLLCRLDFEPNTGDILAYPHNNTIKLLNTTSWKEETLSCGSVKVNYSVLNYSSCGKYLAAATLEGDFVIWETSNLKIYKISKHESSLAICGLMWNPKGNGEIVYTDVEGQLSIMSNCNRLQRIDQETIDKNGFTEHEVDFREFIDEPVKDVDDAVSLSSLPSRAGSLEPELQSIGEGSKASSRASSPRPHSPAIPLQASFMPSCTPEHLDPRYLCWNDVGIVKCYGSNADDEISSKTIEVEFHDSTFHNSMMVQNFKDYTMGSIGRGALAVANSNQLLVLPLTANNKEWTQNFEYETIVLIAASENLVCFASSNYIIRVCSIFGTQRGIVSVPGRVVCMSAFQKLLLVAYHAGPAREGDQCINIKLFKFDGMNVESHDLSSALGPGSTLYWLGFSDMGTPAMLDSLGMLNLFPPKCNTWIPFCDTTELRKSPGDHFFVTAVFESYQAVGGIWCKGTVYPGFVPRPTVCELPLQPPFAECSTQKTQLEMSLFTWSNLNITNVERNFKETALKLFALSCKNELDQRAFELMQILGNQQVLNLALKYTSKVNKKRLSDKLIELGERLRQQNDESEESSQNFSGTSSIQQPEQLVIKPKPTRLSLSKLTPKSRKSIKESSFVAASNSENNENSQSSIINTQESIFKEDESQSKDALPLLESEDTNKTVSLTPNLNPFLKKPKKINATNPLNLSEKYAGVNYETPDPRQSFEVAEKRKLSDSDSEKPAEKQRKLDKFLFSKQ